Proteins encoded within one genomic window of Hevea brasiliensis isolate MT/VB/25A 57/8 chromosome 8, ASM3005281v1, whole genome shotgun sequence:
- the LOC110646112 gene encoding LOW QUALITY PROTEIN: aminodeoxychorismate synthase, chloroplastic (The sequence of the model RefSeq protein was modified relative to this genomic sequence to represent the inferred CDS: inserted 2 bases in 2 codons; deleted 3 bases in 2 codons; substituted 3 bases at 3 genomic stop codons) produces the protein MEFAISSSSLDLSNLCFEGLRXNTANLRFAKPFLGFRFLAKNENAQESFCNFKRMVISSQLMPGHTEGSFMGNKRLQDHSRKLEFVRTLLIDSYDSYTYNIYQELSVVNGVPPMVVKNDEWTWEEVCHYLYEEKAFDNIVISPGPGSPTCAADIGICLRLLPEYRDIPILGVCLGHQALGYVHGAQIVHAPEPVHGRMSEIEHDGCRLFNNIPSGKKSGFKVVRYHSLIIDARSLPKELLPIAWTSSTGTHSFLESQNSDFIPDARESQVRPTICFDTYSPELNNGTSWSFSHSTEVRRGKNLMGIMHSTRPHYGIQFHPESIATYHGRKIFENFREMTRDYWHRLRSTFVNERHAFYTACMRLPGAIQLFGVPRTGPLECNEDALPFREASRRRQLLGNIDEINCFNMSSLLKFPKSNVHVKHLKLKWRKFDRLAAQLGGARNIFSELFGANRAXNTFWLDSSSVEKGRAGFSFMGGKGGSLWKQITFRLSDQSDMAFKSGGFLSIEYAQGTTKSMYLEKGFLDFMNKELLSFHYDEKDFEGLPFDFYGGYIGYIGXVYXNVYNLKIECGMLSNRYKSKTPDACFFFADNFAVIDHLYDDVYIMSIQEGSTTDTSWLDDVQQKLLHLEASAASKLEKQTSQPSTFFPCTTAGFLAGKSREQYINGVQKSLEYIKDGESYELCLTTQIRKRVGDIESLGLYLQLREKNPAPYAAWLNFSNENLCICCSSPERFLRLDRNGVLEAKPXKGTIARGRTHEEDEQLKLQLQYSEKDKAENLMIVDLLRNDLGRVCEPGSVHVPRLMDVESYATVHTMVSTIRGKKRSNINAADCIRAAFPGGSMTGAPKLRSMELLHSLQSCSRGIYSGSIGYFSYNQTFDLNIVIRTIVIHEGEASIGAGGAFVALSNPEDEYDEMILKTGAPAKAVVEFQ, from the exons ATGGAATTTGCTATAAGTTCGTCTTCTTTGGATCTTTCAAATCTTTGCTTCGAGGGTCTCAGGTGAAATACTGCCAATTTGCGATTTGCCAAACCTTTTCTGGGATTTCGTTTTCTTGCTAAGAATGAGAATGCTCAAGAATCTTTTTGTAATTTTAAAAGAATGGTCATTTCTAGCCAGTTAATGCCTGGACACACTGAGGGGTCTTTCATGGGGAATAAACGGCTGCAGGATCATAGTCGGAAGCTGGAATTCGTGAGGACCTTGCTGATTGATAGCTATGATAGTTACACCTACAACATTTACCAAGAGCTGTCTGTTGTTAATGGGG TTCCACCTATGGTGGTGAAGAATGATGAGTGGACATGGGAGGAAGTGTGCCACTACTTATATGAAGAAAAAGCTTTTGATAATATTGTTATATCACCTGGCCCTGGTTCTCCAACATGTGCAGCGGATATAG GAATATGCCTTCGGTTGCTGCCTGAGTACAGGGATATTCCCATTTTGGGAGTTTGTCTTGGACATCAG GCTTTGGGTTATGTGCATGGTGCTCAGATTGTCCATGCACCTGAACCAGTCCATGGACGCATGAG TGAAATTGAGCATGATGGGTGCAGACTCTTCAATAACATCCCTTCTGGCAAAAAATCTGGATTTAAG GTTGTCCGATATCATTCTCTTATTATAGATGCACGATCACTCCCGAAGGAACTTTTACCAATTGCATGGacatcttctactggcacacattcTTTCCTTGAGTCTCAGAATTCTGATTTTATCCCTGATGCTCGTGAGAGTCAGGTTAGGCCAACCATTTGTTTTGATACTTATTCACCAGAATTAAATAATGGAACTTCTTGGTCTTTTAGCCACTCCACAGAAGTGCGAAGGGGAAAAAATCTCATGGGCATTATGCATTCTACCAGGCCTCATTATGGTATACAG TTTCATCCAGAGAGTATTGCAACTTATCATGGAAGGAAAATATTTGAGAATTTTAGAGAGATGACACGAGACTATTGGCACCGATTGAGGTCGACATTTGTTAATGAGAGACATGCCTTTTATACTG CATGCATGCGGTTGCCTGGTGCTATTCAACTGTTTGGAGTTCCTAGAACTGGGCCATTAGAATGCAATGAAGATGCTCTACCATTTAGAGAAGCTTCAAGAAGAAGGCAATTGCTGGGCAATATAGATGAGATTAATTGTTTTAACATGTCCAGTTTACTGAAGTTTCCCAAATCAAATGTTCATGTAAAGCATTTAAAATTGAAATGGAGGAAGTTTGATAGATTGGCAGCACAACTTGGTGGAGCAAGAAACATATTTTCTGAACTATTTGGAGCTAATAGAG GAAACACCTTTTGGTTGGACAGTTCCTCAGTAGAGAAG GGAAGGGCAGGCTTTTCGTTTATGGGAGGTAAAGGTGGATCACTTTGGAAGCAAATTACATTTAGATTGTCAGATCAAAG TGATATGGCTTTCAAGAGTGGTGGT TTTTTATCAATTGAATATGCTCAAGGCACTACCAAAAGCATGTATTTGGAAAAAGGTTTTCTCGATTTTATGAACAAG GAACTCCTATCATTCCATTATGATGAAAAAGATTTTGAAGGACTGCCATTTGACTTCTATGGTGGATATATTGGTTATATTGGATAAGTTTATTAAAATGT gTATAACCTTAAAATTGAATGTGGCATGCTATCTAATCGTTACAAATCTAAGACTCCGGATGCTTGCTTTTTCTTTGCTGATAATTTTGCAGTCATTGATCATCTTTATGATGATGTTTATATAATGTCTATACAAGAAGGAAGCACAACCGATACATCATGGTTGGATGATGTACAACAGAAGCTCCTTCATTTGGAAGCTTCTGCTGCAAGCAAGTTAGAGAAGCAGACTTCACAACCTTCAACATTTTTCCCATGCACG ACGGCTGGCTTTCTTGCTGGGAAATCTAGAGAGCAGTATATTAATGGTGTGCAGAAGAGTCTGGAATACATTAAAGATGGAGAAAGCTATGAGTTGTGTCTCACTACTCAAATAAGGAAAAGAGTTGGAGATATAGAGTCtcttgggctttaccttcagctgAGAGAGAAAAATCCCGCGCCATATGCTGCGTGGCTTAATTTTTCAAATGAAAATTTGTGCATATGCTGTTCTTCCCCTGAGAGGTTCTTGCGCTTGGACAGAAACGGTGTTCTGGAAGCAAAGC ATAAGGGTACTATCGCCCGTGGCAGAACGCACGAAGAAGATGAACAGCTTAAATTGCAATTGCAATACAG TGAAAAAGATAAAGCTGAAAATCTTATGATTGTTGATCTCTTGAGGAATGATCTTGGCCGTGTCTGTGAACCTGGCTCTGTTCATGTGCCACGTCTTATGGATGTGGAATCATATGCAACTGTTCATACAATGGTGAGCACAATTCGAGGAAAGAAGAGGTCTAACATAAATGCAGCCGACTGTATCCGGGCTGCATTTCCAGGTGGTTCAATGACCGGAGCACCAAAGTTGAGATCTATGGAACTTCTTCATTCTCTTCAAAGTTGTTCCCGTGGCATCTACTCAGGTTCTATTGGATATTTCTCATACAATCAGACATTTGATCTTAATATTGTGATAAGAACGATCGTAATACATGAAGGTGAAGCTTCTATAGGAGCAGGTGGAGCCTTTGTTGCTTTGTCAAATCCTGAAGATGAGTATGATGAAATGATACTGAAAACAGGTGCACCAGCAAAGGCAGTGGTAGAATTTCAATAG